A stretch of DNA from Selenomonadales bacterium:
CTTCATACCCCACGAATCGGCGGTAAAGGCGGGGGAGAGGCCTAGATATCCGCCAAAAGCGACGCCGCCGACGATAGCGGAGAAGTAGAGGAGACCCGGCATGTTATAAATTGCGGCCAGGGGGGCAGCTGCGGTTGCGCTAGCCATAAGGATACCGACTAAAGTAAAGGACTTAAGACGGCCTATGGCGTCGGACAAGGGGCTTAAGAAGAAGCGCCCCGACAAGTTGCTCAGCGAAATGATGGCGACTAACCCGGTCGCGGCAGCTTGTGAAAGCCCAAGCTCCAATGCTAATGGTCTTAGATGCACAATGATGCTGAACCCGCCGCACAGAATCAGAATAAACTGCGTCCACATCAGCCAAAACTGCGGAGTCTGCAGCATGGACTTAAAGGGGAACTCGTAGCCCGTGTATTCGGGCGAGGGCTTGCGGAGGCCTTTTGCTTTACTTGGGTCCCAGCCTGCGGGTTTCCAGCCCTTTGGCGGGTTGACAATGACAAACGAACATAACGCGATAATCGCGGCGAAGGCAATACCTAGCGCCCAGAAGGCATTGCGCCAACCAAATTCGCGCACAGCGTAGTGAGCTATAGGGCCAAAGACCGCCGCAGACGCTCCAAAGCCGCCGACGAGAATTCCGGTAGCCGTGCCTTTAATGTCGGGGAACCACTTAAGACCCCCGGCTACGACTGCCGAATAACCTGCCGCCATAGCCGCGCCCATAATGATGCCATAAGAAATGATAAGCCAGGCCAAGTTTTGTGCCATGGCACTGAGCCCATAGCCGACGACGGAAGCTACGGCGCTAAAGACAATGAGCGGGCGAGGACCTTTTAGGTCTTGGATTCTTCCTGCCGGCACCATGCCGAAGGCAAACACCAAACCGGCCACAGTGAAGGGAACTGTTACGGTGGCTCTGCTCCAGCCAAACTCAGCCTGCAATGAGGGCATAAAAATGGACCACGCGTAGAGTGTGCCGAGGCACAAAGTCGTCAAAAATCCTGCGGCCGCTATCAGATAGCGGAAATTAGCACCCTTCATTACAGCGCTCCTCTGTAGTTTGTCATGCGCTGCAACTGCATGGCATGCGACAAGAATTGTAACATAAATTCACAAAGTGGACAAGCAAGGGGAACTACCTTACGTTGTAGGTAAGTTAAACACCATGTGGTAGACATCCGCTCCTGCCGCTTGTGTTGCAGCCACAAGCCTGTAGCCTTGCTTTTCGTAGAACTTGCGGCTTCCAAGCGCGGTGGTGTACAGGTACACCTGCTTGTTATCGCTGCCGGCGGCGAGGGCAGTGTGCGCGGCCTGCAGTAGCTCCTTAGCCATGCCCCTGCCCTGATGCGCGGGGCTGACGGCAAGCATGGAAATTTCCGGCGTCGCGCGGGGAACCTCGCGTGGGCGGCGCACTGCTTTGGCAAGTTCTACTCCTACGTCTAGGCGCATGCCCAAGAGGAGCGATGGCAGGAGCGGCAGGTCTCTGAGCGAGATGGGTTGCCGCTGTGGACCGGGGGGAGTAACGGCCACGACCCCCGCTAGGGCACCGGCGTCGCGCATGCCGAACACGCTGTGCCCCAAGCGAAACGCACTGCGCGCCCATATCCGCATAAAAGTCCTATAAGAGCTAGCCCGGCGCGGTGGGACCTCTGCAAACAGCGCGACAAAAGCCGGGTCTACGCGAAACGACTCTGCCAGTAGCTCCGCAATCTCAGGCGCGTGCTGCGTACCAAGCCTTGCCACCATACTCGTGCCCCCTATCTAATCTGCTTCCCGCACGCGGGCGGTATCGTACCAGTGGCGGGCGATGTAGACAAATGGAGTATCGAGTAGGGCAATTACGGCCTTTAGCAGATAAGTCGAAGCCGTAATCTGCAGCACAATGTCCCAGGGGAATACACCGGTAAACGCCAACAGCGAAAAGACCACCGAGTCGACGAGCTGGCTAAGCAATGTGCTGCCGTTGTTGCGCAGCCAGATATACTTGTTCGAGCTAAATTTGGCCCTAAGCCGCACAAAGATGTGAATGTCCATGAACTGACTCACCAAATACGCGCTTAAGCTAGCGAACGCAATGCGGGGCAAAAACGAGAATAGGGCACTAAGGTGCGGATGCGCCCAGTCGCTCGCGTGCGGCACGAAGGCGAGTGTTAACTGGAGCATTACGGTCGTAGAAATCATTGCCAAGAAGCCAAGCCAGACTCCGGTGCGTGCGCTCTTTGGCCCGTAGATTTCGTTAATAATGTCTGTAGCAAGAAACGTCGCGCCATACAAGACATTGCCGGTTGTCGCCACAATCCCGCCTATAGCCACGGTCTTGAGCACTTCAATGTTACAGACGATAATCGACAGCACAATCCAGCAGTACATCCCGACCTTGCCAAAGAAGCGAAACGTAAACAGGATGAGCGCGAAGCCGACAATAGTGGTGGTTAGGAAGAGAAACTCGTTTGACATAAGTACCTCCTAAGAATGTCGCAGAGGGACGGAGGAGTGCGACATGAGCTTATCTAGTTCGGACTCGTCTTGCCCGCGGCGGAACATAGCCATCGGTATAGATCCTGCCTTGGGTAGTGCCTGTCCGTGTGCAAAGGTCGTCCACAGATGTAGCAGAGTGGAAGACTGAAGCGCGCAGCACGATTTCGGCCGCGGTAGCCGCATCGTCTTCGGCGTCATGGTGGGTGTGGCAGATGCTGAGGTGGCTTGCTAAGACGTTTAGCCTATAACTATGTAACCCAATCCATGTCCGCTTAGCCAAGAGCACTGAGCA
This window harbors:
- a CDS encoding queuosine precursor transporter; the protein is MSNEFLFLTTTIVGFALILFTFRFFGKVGMYCWIVLSIIVCNIEVLKTVAIGGIVATTGNVLYGATFLATDIINEIYGPKSARTGVWLGFLAMISTTVMLQLTLAFVPHASDWAHPHLSALFSFLPRIAFASLSAYLVSQFMDIHIFVRLRAKFSSNKYIWLRNNGSTLLSQLVDSVVFSLLAFTGVFPWDIVLQITASTYLLKAVIALLDTPFVYIARHWYDTARVREAD
- a CDS encoding GNAT family N-acetyltransferase; translated protein: MVARLGTQHAPEIAELLAESFRVDPAFVALFAEVPPRRASSYRTFMRIWARSAFRLGHSVFGMRDAGALAGVVAVTPPGPQRQPISLRDLPLLPSLLLGMRLDVGVELAKAVRRPREVPRATPEISMLAVSPAHQGRGMAKELLQAAHTALAAGSDNKQVYLYTTALGSRKFYEKQGYRLVAATQAAGADVYHMVFNLPTT
- a CDS encoding OFA family MFS transporter, with the translated sequence MKGANFRYLIAAAGFLTTLCLGTLYAWSIFMPSLQAEFGWSRATVTVPFTVAGLVFAFGMVPAGRIQDLKGPRPLIVFSAVASVVGYGLSAMAQNLAWLIISYGIIMGAAMAAGYSAVVAGGLKWFPDIKGTATGILVGGFGASAAVFGPIAHYAVREFGWRNAFWALGIAFAAIIALCSFVIVNPPKGWKPAGWDPSKAKGLRKPSPEYTGYEFPFKSMLQTPQFWLMWTQFILILCGGFSIIVHLRPLALELGLSQAAATGLVAIISLSNLSGRFFLSPLSDAIGRLKSFTLVGILMASATAAAPLAAIYNMPGLLYFSAIVGGVAFGGYLGLSPAFTADSWGMKNVGVNYGAMLTAWGIASFIGPYFTGLIRDTTGSYNPAYLVWVAACIPAIVFTEILVKPAHLKALAAKLGVPRAENA